A single region of the Mercenaria mercenaria strain notata chromosome 6, MADL_Memer_1, whole genome shotgun sequence genome encodes:
- the LOC123549317 gene encoding protein O-linked-mannose beta-1,4-N-acetylglucosaminyltransferase 2-like, with the protein MPSLHMLGHMVAMAVIATLVKQIMELNAEVNKLKGQLGEMRDTLGCAEHVRECDENNKNTSDTSEDAHNTENEDELSDKTGKESRKNDSVERGEVAKSIPVAGQDYVELGSVYSSVWCHDGINQVCQFENICYNSKAEEFALFKHKSSTFENVKIEHGSITMDLSSVKNHNAMDMSVISLPSDAFSRFKTKWINETTLVFKPFLSGNLMHMFHDDIIPLHHTLKLITMGDMQQEEKHPFEVQLFIFDDEFNVDDEIKQFYEVFSRFKIKSKTDFQDEDGLICFRSIFIGLSKTTTWYDYGFSNPQGPLSDSKVDSSHINSAVSYLRQHLPLASDNYNSQEYVVMFTRKENRKIMNDLELTLKILRTVGMKVMNLNFESYSVSELISYTSKSKGVIAMHGSLLILSMFLKPGSFVMELFPYAVNPSNYTPYKTLSQLKGMGLIYKSWTNHIKENSIGHPDWPPESGGLNHLEEDEREIILQQTEVLPHLCCDDPSWLYHIYQDTFVNTSEISTLVKEALSESRSKSEAENNTGLTLHPSRVQNVSCNISHTDTSGKRTQGGMVTDPLKLKWNIPWTTFYMELESLHYEILLQNLNTDSILSFKSRINKLAVEADCSGQCYVWVRAVINNNYTGPYSKATFCHNDLT; encoded by the exons ATGCCATCACTTCACATGTTAGGTCACATGGTTGCCATGGCAGTGATTGCTACTCTGGTGAAACAGATCATGGAACTAAATGCTGAA GTAAATAAACTAAAGGGTCAACTTGGTGAGATGAGGGACACTCTTGGATGTGCCGAGCATGTCAGAGAATGTGATGAGAACAATAAAAATACTTCTGATACTTCTGAAGATGCTCATAATACTGAAAATGAAGATGAACTGTCTGATAAAACTGGAAAAGAAAGTAGGAAAAATGATTCAGTGGAAAGAGGGGAAGTAGCAAAGAGTATTCCTGTAGCTGGTCAGGATTATGTAGAACTTGGTTCTGTGTATTCTTCTGTTTGGTGTCATGATGGTATTAATCAAGTGTGccagtttgaaaacatttgttacaaCTCAAAAGCTGAAGAGTTTGCCTTGTTTAAACATAAATCAAGCacatttgaaaatgttaaaatagaacaTGGTTCTATTACAATGGACTTATCTTCAGTTAAAAATCATAATGCTATGGATATGTCAGTTATTAGTCTACCAAGTGATGCTTTCTCAAGATTTAAAACTAAGTGGATAAATGAAACAACACTGGTTTTCAAACCCTTTTTATCTGGCAACCTTATGCATATGTTCCACGATGACATCATCCCATTACATCATACATTAAAACTAATAACAATGGGTGATATGCAACAAGAGGAAAAACATCCATTTGAAGTTCAGCTGTTCATTTTTGATGATGAATTCAATGTTGATGatgaaattaaacagttttatgaagttttttcaagatttaaaatCAAGTCAAAGACAGACTTCCAAGATGAAGATGGGCTGATATGTTTTAGGTCAATTTTCATTGGCCTGTCAAAAACAACAACGTGGTATGATTATGGCTTTTCAAATCCTCAGGGACCTTTATCAGACTCCAAAGTTGACAGTTCACACATAAATAGTGCAGTTTCATATCTCAGGCAGCATTTACCCCTTGCATCAGATAATTACAATTCTCAGGAATATGTTGTGATGTTCACAAGGAAGGAGAACAGAAAAATTATGAATGATTTAGAGTTGACGTTAAAAATTTTGAGGACGGTTGGGATGAAAGTCATGAATCTTAACTTTGAATCATATTCCGTATCGGAGCTCATTTCTTACACAAGCAAGTCAAAAGGTGTAATAGCTATGCATGGATCATTGTTAATCTTAAGTATGTTTTTAAAACCAGGTTCTTTTGTCATGGAACTTTTCCCATATGCTGTGAATCCTTCAAATTACACTCCTTACAAGACACTTTCACAGCTGAAAGGAATGGGTTTGATTTACAAGTCATGGACCAATCATATTAAAGAAAACTCTATCGGGCATCCTGATTGGCCGCCTGAGTCAGGTGGATTAAATCATTTAGAAGAGgatgaaagggagataattttacaGCAAACAGAAGTTCTGCCACATCTATGTTGTGATGATCCTTCTTGGTTGTATCATATTTATCAAGATACATTTGTCAATACCAGTGAGATTTCAACTTTGGTAAAAGAGGCTTTATCAGAAAGTCGGTCAAAATCTGAAGCAGAGAACAATACAGGGTTAACTTTGCATCCATCGAGAGTCCAGAATGTATCTTGTAATATTTCACATACCGATACCTCAGGAAAACGCACTCAGGGAGGAATGGTGACAGATCCCTTAAAATTGAAATGGAATATACCATGGACAACATTTTACATGGAACTTGAAAGTttacattatgaaatattgttacAAAATTTGAATACAGACAGTATTTTGTCCTTTAAGTCAAGAATTAACAAATTAGCTGTAGAAGCCGACTGCTCAGGGCAGTGTTACGTTTGGGTGAGAGCTg